GAGGAGAATCTAGGTTTACCAATCTCCTTTAAAGGAATCTATCGATGGATAGCCTTCCCCCCATCCAGAGTCAACGGAAACAGACCGGTGATAAACAGGTATTTCGGCGTGTTCAGAAATGGAAAGGTTAAGGCTAGAGGAGTTGAAATGAGAAGAAAAGACACCCCACCACTAGTTAGAAAATGTCAAGAAGAAATGTTGAAAGAGCTGGCGAAAGCCAGAACCCTTAAAGAACTACGGAGCCGAGTCCCAGCCGCCGTAAAGGTAATGGAAAAATACGTTGAGGACCTTTTAACAGGTCAAGTTAAAAGCGAAGACCTAGTCATCAGGCGCCGCCTCTTAAAGAACCCTGAAAACTATGAGGTAAACACGCCGCAAGCCATAGCCGCTAAACAGCTTCAAGCCGTGGGGGCTCAGCTTAACGCGGGTCAAGACGTCGAATACATCATACTAGACTCAGATCACAGACTGCCGAACAACAGGGTGATGCCCACGTCACTTGCAAACTCCCATACCGGATACAACGGCGTAAAATATGTGAAGCTCATCCTATCATCAGCCTTCGATTTACTCTCCTCCTTTAAGCTACTTCACGAGCAAGTGGAGAAACGGTTTTCACTGAAACACTTTTCGATCGCACCTATACTGGACATGAGTCGACAGCTAAAAGCATAGGCGGATCATTTGGAGCTGTGTTGCTTAAAGTGAAAGCGAAGAGAACGCGATGAAAATTTGGCGGAACGATGCGCGAAGCGCTAAGCGTATAAATCTCAAGCCAAAAAAGTAGTTTCAGAGGGGTTTTATTCACGGTAGATGTAACTGATCACCCCGGCGATCAGTATTAGGACGGCGCTGGCGATGAGCATCTGGCTCCTTAGATCCCGGCCTTCCAGCATCCCTATGCTGAGAAGGATCGCGCCGATGACTATTCCTCGTATACCTGATTTCGAAAGCATACGTCTGGACGCGAACCTGTAGCATTCGAAGGCTTCAATGGCGCAGATTAAAGCTACGACCAACCCAACGATTAGGGTGAAGCTGATCGAGGGCTTTAATTTAAACGGGTAGATGGTTGAGATCGGAATCATTGTGAGGACGCTGATGAGGCTGACGACGCCTCCGATCAGGAAAAAGGCGATGCTTAAATCCAGCAAACCCCGTTTCCAAACAGGCTCCTCTTTAACCAATATTCCACCCTCCTGAGTGCTTGTTCAAATATTGGGTGGTCAAACCGAACTCCATATACACTTAGTTAGTATATAAGATTAAAGCAAGTCGATCCTAGCTTTGAAAGAGTTTTTTGACTTTGTTTATCCTCGGTTACAGGCTTTTAAGCCAAGCCCCGCAGCGTACTCATTAATCGTTGAACCATCCCTTCACCGATGCTACCTTCCCCCCTTCAACTCGCATGTGGAGAAGACATTTACCTCCACAGTCGTTGGGACAACTAGTCGGAACCATCAACAGCGCAAACCCTCTTTAAACCAAACCCGAATAATGGAAGCCCCACCTGTTTATAGATTACTCAGGCGAAAGCTAGATTATCAGAGGTTGAAACATGAGTCTTCCCGTTTTTCGCTTCAACGTTAAAGCATGGCTTCGACTTAAATCCTTAATCTTCCAAACTTCTTTGATCTTGATTCTTGTTTGAGCTAAGCTTCATCGATTTTCGCCTAACTCAGTTCAACCATGTTTGGACAGTTTTAAATCGATTAAACTGTAACCTTAAACCTCCTGTTACCTTATCACCCATGCACGTTAGGGGCGTTAGATGATCGCTTCCATTAGGCGAGCCATTGTTTCAGGGAGTAGCTTTTAAACCTCCTTACAACATCTGTCACCGCTTTCTCTATCGGGATTCTTTCGATGCTTGAGGCCCCCACGAACCCCACGACGTCCGTGTGGAGGTAAAGATACTTCGTGTCCTCAGGATCGGCGAACGGTCCTCCATGCGCGAGGCATATGAGGCGTGGGTTGATGGCTTTCGCGGCTTCGACAATTTTCTGAACGGCTTCCGCCGCTTCCTGGAGGGGTTTAGCCTTAAACCCGGCTAAACCTCCACTGGTTCCGCCTACATGGGCGACTAAGACGTCGACTGGAACCTTCGCCATGTCCTCAGCGTCCTCAGGGTTAAAGACGTAGGCCATGGTGAAGACGCCCATTTCACGGGCCCGTCGCATCAATTCAACCTCTCTAATCCACCCTAACCCTTGTGAGTCCCTGGAGATCCGGTATCTGCTAGCCGGCTCCCTGTCTCCGAATAAACCCATTGTGGGAAAGTTTATTATACCGGAAAACCCTACGTCGAGGAACTTCATTATCAGCTTTTTCAGGTCTAGGCAAGTTGGGTCTGAGGCGTCAACTCCGCCGATGATTGGAGTTTCCTTAACCACGTTGTCTAACTCCTCAAACATGCTGAGCGT
The window above is part of the Candidatus Bathyarchaeia archaeon genome. Proteins encoded here:
- a CDS encoding phosphoenolpyruvate hydrolase family protein translates to MGRRFSRKEVLERLWKTVKLGKPILGAGCSVGLVAKCAEIGGADLIIAYSTGLSRIKGLPTTLFGPMDSNAVTLSMFEELDNVVKETPIIGGVDASDPTCLDLKKLIMKFLDVGFSGIINFPTMGLFGDREPASRYRISRDSQGLGWIREVELMRRAREMGVFTMAYVFNPEDAEDMAKVPVDVLVAHVGGTSGGLAGFKAKPLQEAAEAVQKIVEAAKAINPRLICLAHGGPFADPEDTKYLYLHTDVVGFVGASSIERIPIEKAVTDVVRRFKSYSLKQWLA